A single region of the Rhodococcus sp. W8901 genome encodes:
- the cysD gene encoding sulfate adenylyltransferase subunit CysD encodes MTIDISLPEPRLQLDGTKFDTLDALESEAIHIFREVAGEFERPVILFSGGKDSTVLLHLAIKAFWPAPLPFALLHVDTGHNLQEVLDFRDHVVAKYNLRLHVAKVEDYLADGRLTERPDGIRNPLQTVPLLDAIAENRFDAVFGGARRDEERARAKERIFSLRNAFGQWDPKKQRPELWNLYNGRHSPGEQVRVFPLSNFTELDIWRYIARDNVELASIYYAHQRPVYQRDGMWMTPGVWGGPADGEELQTLSVRYRTVGDGSTTGAVLSDAADNEAILAEVAASRLTERGATRGDDRVSEAAMEDRKREGYF; translated from the coding sequence ATGACAATCGACATCTCACTCCCCGAGCCGCGGCTTCAGCTGGACGGCACCAAGTTCGACACCCTCGACGCCCTCGAGTCCGAGGCCATCCACATCTTCCGTGAGGTGGCGGGCGAGTTCGAGCGCCCCGTGATCCTGTTCTCGGGCGGCAAGGACTCGACGGTGCTGCTGCACCTCGCGATCAAGGCCTTCTGGCCGGCGCCGCTGCCGTTCGCGCTGCTGCACGTGGACACCGGGCACAACCTGCAGGAGGTGCTCGACTTCCGCGACCACGTGGTCGCGAAGTACAACCTGCGCCTGCACGTGGCCAAGGTCGAGGACTACCTCGCCGACGGCCGGCTCACCGAACGCCCCGACGGCATCCGCAACCCGTTGCAGACGGTCCCGCTGCTGGACGCGATCGCCGAGAACCGCTTCGACGCGGTGTTCGGCGGCGCCCGCCGCGACGAGGAGCGGGCCCGCGCCAAGGAGCGGATCTTCTCGCTGCGCAACGCGTTCGGCCAGTGGGATCCCAAGAAGCAGCGCCCCGAGCTGTGGAACCTGTACAACGGCCGGCACTCCCCCGGCGAGCAGGTGCGCGTGTTCCCGCTCAGCAACTTCACCGAACTCGACATCTGGCGCTACATCGCGCGCGACAACGTCGAGCTGGCCAGCATCTACTACGCGCACCAGCGTCCGGTCTACCAGCGCGACGGCATGTGGATGACGCCGGGCGTGTGGGGCGGACCGGCCGACGGCGAAGAGCTGCAGACGCTCTCGGTGCGCTACCGCACCGTCGGCGACGGCTCGACCACCGGCGCGGTCCTGTCCGACGCCGCCGACAACGAGGCGATCCTCGCCGAGGTCGCCGCGTCGCGTCTCACCGAGCGCGGCGCCACCCGTGGTGACGACCGAGTTTCCGAAGCGGCCATGGAAGACCGCAAGCGAGAGGGCTACTTCTGA
- a CDS encoding sulfate adenylyltransferase subunit 1: MSDLHERSQRSETKLLRLATAGSVDDGKSTLVGRLLYDTKSVLADQIDAVTRASVDKGLSTPDLSLLVDGLRAEREQGITIDVAYRYFATPRRSFVLADTPGHVQYTRNTVSGASTAQLVILLVDARKGVISQTRKHAAVLALLGVPRLVLAVNKIDLVEDPATVFADISAEFRSLTGSLGWAAEDVLEIPVSALHGDNVAVRSEKTPYYDGPTLIEHLESVPVDSDNEGKHAVGLRFPVQYVIRPRTAEFPDYRGYAGQVAAGSVAPGDEVVILPSGTRTTVARIDTADGELDSAHAGRSVTLVLADDVDVSRGDTIASPISAPEPIDTFDATVCWLAEKPLRPGARLLLKHGTRTTQAIVGALVERLDEQELTSELSPETLELNEIGKITVRVAEQIVADDYTVNRHTGCFLLIDPAGGNTLAAGLVGDAIAAVELGERV, encoded by the coding sequence ATGAGCGACCTTCACGAGCGTAGCCAGCGGAGCGAGACGAAGCTCCTGCGCCTGGCTACGGCCGGCAGTGTCGACGACGGCAAGTCCACTCTCGTGGGCCGGCTGCTGTACGACACCAAATCCGTTCTGGCCGACCAGATCGACGCCGTCACCCGCGCGTCGGTCGACAAGGGCCTGTCCACCCCCGACCTGTCACTGCTCGTCGACGGCCTGCGCGCCGAACGCGAGCAGGGCATCACGATCGACGTCGCGTACCGCTACTTCGCGACCCCGCGCCGCTCGTTCGTCCTCGCCGACACCCCGGGGCACGTGCAATACACCCGCAACACCGTCTCGGGTGCCTCCACCGCGCAGCTTGTGATCCTGCTGGTCGACGCGCGCAAGGGCGTCATCTCGCAGACCCGCAAGCACGCCGCGGTGCTGGCGCTGCTCGGGGTGCCGCGACTGGTGCTGGCGGTCAACAAGATCGACCTCGTGGAGGATCCGGCGACGGTCTTCGCCGACATCTCCGCCGAGTTCCGGTCCCTGACCGGTTCGCTCGGCTGGGCCGCCGAGGACGTCCTGGAGATCCCGGTGTCCGCGCTGCACGGCGACAATGTCGCGGTGCGGTCGGAGAAGACGCCGTACTACGACGGGCCGACGCTGATCGAGCATCTGGAGTCGGTGCCGGTGGACAGCGACAATGAAGGCAAGCACGCTGTGGGCCTGCGCTTCCCGGTGCAGTACGTGATCCGTCCGCGCACCGCCGAGTTCCCGGACTACCGCGGCTACGCCGGACAGGTCGCGGCGGGGTCCGTCGCCCCCGGCGACGAGGTGGTGATCCTGCCGTCCGGAACCCGGACGACGGTCGCCCGGATCGATACCGCCGACGGCGAACTCGACTCCGCGCATGCGGGACGCAGTGTGACGCTGGTGCTCGCCGACGACGTGGACGTCTCGCGTGGCGATACCATCGCCTCGCCGATCTCCGCCCCCGAGCCGATCGACACGTTCGACGCCACCGTGTGCTGGCTGGCCGAGAAGCCGCTGCGGCCGGGTGCGCGTCTGCTGCTCAAGCACGGCACCCGCACCACGCAGGCCATCGTCGGGGCCCTCGTCGAGCGCCTCGACGAGCAGGAGCTGACGTCCGAGCTGAGCCCGGAAACCCTCGAGCTCAACGAGATCGGCAAGATCACGGTGCGCGTCGCGGAGCAGATCGTGGCGGACGACTACACCGTCAACCGCCACACCGGCTGCTTCCTGCTGATCGACCCGGCCGGCGGCAACACCCTCGCCGCCGGACTCGTCGGCGATGCGATCGCGGCCGTCGAACTCGGTGAGCGGGTCTGA
- a CDS encoding sirohydrochlorin chelatase has protein sequence MPPMIAVAHGSRDPRSARVVSAAVAAIRARRPELDVRLCFLDLNAPSVDQVVDAVAAEGHSSAVAVPLLLGSAFHARVDLPGILAAARARHPQLTVLQSGVLGHDRRLIDAVRSRITTAGATADDADTGVVLAAVGSSHTAANDDTRRLAAVLAEGTRWAGAVTCFATSAEPTVGQAISLLRSRGVERIVIAPWFLAPGRLTDRLGAAALAAAPEVLFADTIGAHPHLADVALDRYEATLAVDARIERSA, from the coding sequence ATGCCGCCAATGATCGCTGTCGCCCACGGCAGCCGTGACCCCCGATCCGCTCGGGTGGTCTCGGCTGCCGTGGCGGCGATCCGCGCCCGGCGGCCGGAACTCGACGTGCGGCTGTGCTTCCTGGACCTGAACGCGCCGTCGGTCGATCAGGTGGTCGATGCGGTTGCCGCCGAGGGACATTCGTCGGCAGTCGCCGTCCCGTTGCTGCTCGGCAGCGCATTCCATGCTCGGGTGGATCTGCCCGGAATCCTCGCCGCTGCCCGGGCCCGGCATCCGCAGCTGACCGTGCTGCAGTCGGGCGTCCTCGGGCACGACCGTCGACTGATCGACGCGGTGCGCAGCCGGATCACCACGGCCGGCGCCACCGCCGACGACGCCGACACCGGGGTCGTGCTCGCGGCGGTCGGATCGTCACACACCGCCGCGAACGACGACACCCGTAGGCTGGCCGCGGTCCTCGCGGAGGGTACGCGGTGGGCCGGCGCTGTCACCTGTTTCGCGACCTCCGCGGAGCCCACCGTCGGTCAGGCAATCTCCCTGCTGCGCTCGAGAGGGGTCGAACGCATCGTGATCGCCCCGTGGTTCCTCGCTCCCGGCCGCCTCACCGACCGCCTCGGTGCCGCAGCATTGGCGGCTGCCCCCGAGGTGCTGTTCGCCGACACCATCGGTGCACACCCCCATCTCGCGGACGTCGCGCTCGATCGATACGAAGCAACGCTCGCCGTGGACGCCCGGATCGAACGGTCCGCTTGA
- a CDS encoding flavin reductase family protein: MTTATPISQLNGDFRRAFRGHPAGVAIITAQGHDGPVGLTSSSVSSVAVDPPILGFSLQSDRGSAAVVGSAASFLVHLLTAENVALARLFATPGTRRFGPEMSWSHLETGEPMIHGTGHVLRCTPLSSVHAGPATVLTAAVEDIYAPEHLGAPLVYQDRSYHCVSPWTALP, from the coding sequence TTGACGACCGCCACCCCGATTTCTCAGCTCAACGGCGACTTCCGCCGGGCGTTCCGCGGCCACCCCGCCGGTGTCGCGATCATCACCGCGCAGGGCCACGACGGGCCTGTCGGACTGACGTCGTCGTCGGTGTCGTCCGTCGCGGTGGACCCGCCGATCCTCGGGTTCTCGCTGCAGTCCGATCGGGGCTCGGCCGCCGTCGTCGGATCCGCCGCCAGCTTCCTGGTGCACCTCCTGACCGCCGAGAACGTCGCCCTGGCACGGCTGTTCGCCACACCCGGGACCCGACGCTTCGGCCCCGAGATGTCCTGGTCGCACCTCGAGACCGGTGAACCCATGATCCACGGAACCGGGCACGTCCTGCGCTGTACGCCCCTGTCGAGCGTGCATGCCGGCCCGGCGACCGTTCTGACCGCCGCCGTGGAGGACATCTACGCACCCGAGCACCTCGGGGCGCCACTGGTATACCAGGACCGGAGCTACCACTGCGTGAGTCCGTGGACGGCACTCCCCTGA
- a CDS encoding serine hydrolase domain-containing protein: MQRTLRRARRRVGATAFTLAATASLALTTATAPASAATPVLPNPGSVIGDPWELQTVMRAAAAVVDHSAPGMSIAIVKPDPHQPGESITTTYYFGLADKENKHKVGPQTQFEIASETKTFTGALLAKRIYRGLAELDDPAQDYEQNVTFPTMDGSAITLGDLVTHRSGLTDDPGNLHAGCPGDDPKCVDAKALYNRTLLWEGLEAPGTLANPPGSTQMGMAWQLYPAQKGIAYPYAFKDGASNGSTSATYLLPSAGWGVTVLANGKNVLPDDQENPTTDLAALELMRELAPAGPLAEGSSSGSLSFGSLGS; the protein is encoded by the coding sequence ATGCAGCGAACTCTCCGCCGAGCCCGCCGACGGGTCGGCGCCACGGCGTTCACCCTCGCCGCCACAGCATCACTCGCACTCACCACCGCCACCGCGCCGGCATCCGCAGCAACTCCGGTGCTCCCGAATCCGGGATCCGTGATCGGTGACCCCTGGGAACTCCAGACGGTCATGCGCGCCGCGGCCGCGGTCGTCGACCACAGCGCACCCGGCATGTCGATCGCGATCGTCAAGCCCGACCCACACCAGCCGGGCGAGTCGATCACCACGACCTATTACTTCGGGTTGGCGGACAAGGAGAACAAACACAAGGTCGGCCCGCAGACGCAGTTCGAGATCGCATCGGAGACCAAGACGTTCACGGGTGCACTGCTCGCGAAGAGGATCTATCGGGGCCTGGCGGAGCTCGACGACCCCGCCCAGGACTACGAGCAGAACGTCACGTTCCCGACGATGGACGGATCTGCCATCACGCTCGGGGATCTCGTCACCCACCGGTCCGGACTCACCGACGATCCGGGCAACCTGCATGCGGGCTGCCCGGGCGACGACCCCAAATGTGTGGACGCGAAGGCCCTGTACAACCGGACCCTCCTGTGGGAGGGGCTCGAGGCCCCCGGCACACTCGCGAATCCCCCAGGCTCGACGCAGATGGGCATGGCCTGGCAGCTGTACCCGGCACAGAAGGGCATCGCGTATCCCTACGCGTTCAAGGACGGCGCCTCGAACGGCAGCACCAGCGCCACCTACCTCCTGCCCTCCGCGGGTTGGGGCGTGACCGTGCTCGCGAACGGTAAGAACGTGCTTCCCGACGACCAGGAGAACCCGACGACCGATCTCGCCGCGCTCGAGCTGATGCGTGAACTGGCTCCCGCCGGCCCGCTGGCGGAGGGAAGCAGCAGCGGATCACTGTCCTTCGGTTCCCTCGGCTCCTGA
- a CDS encoding sulfate/molybdate ABC transporter ATP-binding protein, whose translation MITVTGARKNYGDFAALDDVTLDIPSGSLTALLGPSGSGKSTLLRSIAGLEQPDSGTITIAGKDVTGVPPQKRDIGFVFQHYAAFKHMTVRDNVAFGLKIRKRPKAEIAKKVDDLLAIVGLDGFQHRYPAQLSGGQRQRMALARALAVDPQVLLLDEPFGALDAKVRDDLRTWLRRLHDEVHVTTVLVTHDQEEALDVADRIAVLNKGRIEQVGTPQELYDTPANDFVMSFLGPVARLNGQLVRPHDLRLERTQIPQSFAATVSRVVHLGFEVRVELQPKTGAQELSAQITRSDAEVLGLREGETVYVRPTDITG comes from the coding sequence ATGATTACCGTGACCGGGGCACGCAAGAACTACGGCGATTTCGCCGCGCTCGACGACGTCACCCTCGACATCCCGTCGGGCTCGCTCACGGCGCTGCTCGGGCCCAGCGGTTCGGGCAAGTCGACGCTGCTGCGGTCCATCGCCGGCCTCGAGCAGCCCGACTCGGGCACCATCACGATCGCCGGGAAGGACGTCACCGGGGTCCCGCCGCAGAAGCGCGACATCGGCTTCGTGTTCCAGCACTACGCGGCGTTCAAGCACATGACGGTGCGCGACAACGTCGCGTTCGGCCTCAAGATCCGCAAGCGTCCCAAGGCCGAGATCGCCAAGAAGGTCGACGACCTGCTCGCGATCGTCGGACTCGACGGCTTCCAGCACCGCTACCCGGCGCAGCTGTCCGGTGGTCAGCGTCAGCGCATGGCGCTGGCCCGTGCCCTCGCCGTAGACCCGCAGGTGCTGCTGCTCGACGAGCCGTTCGGCGCGCTCGACGCCAAGGTGCGCGACGACCTGCGCACGTGGCTGCGGCGCCTGCACGACGAGGTGCACGTGACCACGGTCCTGGTCACCCACGACCAGGAGGAGGCGCTCGACGTCGCCGACCGGATCGCGGTGCTCAACAAGGGGCGGATCGAGCAGGTCGGTACCCCACAGGAGCTGTACGACACCCCGGCCAACGACTTCGTGATGTCGTTCCTCGGGCCCGTGGCGCGGCTCAACGGGCAGCTGGTGCGCCCGCACGATCTGCGGCTCGAGCGCACCCAGATCCCGCAGTCGTTCGCGGCCACGGTCTCCCGCGTCGTGCACCTCGGGTTCGAGGTGCGGGTGGAGTTGCAGCCCAAGACCGGCGCGCAGGAACTCTCGGCCCAGATCACCCGCAGCGACGCCGAGGTCCTCGGCCTGCGGGAGGGCGAGACGGTGTATGTCCGGCCCACCGACATCACCGGGTAG
- the cysW gene encoding sulfate ABC transporter permease subunit CysW: MKISPLARISLRTIVLGYLFVLLIVPIGVILYRTFEHGFVAFYHAISTPAAISALNLSLLIVAIVVPINVIFGIVTALALVRGRFPGRGLLQSVVDLPFAVSPIVVGVSLILLWGANGWFGGVESLGLKVIFGLPGMVIATIFVTLPFVVREVEPVLHEIGDEQEQAAATLGASKWQTFSRITLPAIRWGLTYGIVLTVARALGEFGAVIMVSSGIPGQSQTLTLLVHSRYIDDHNTFGAYAAATLLMSIAVVTLLLMTLLDRKRSTT, encoded by the coding sequence GTGAAGATCTCACCCTTGGCGCGGATAAGCCTGCGCACCATCGTCCTCGGCTACCTGTTCGTACTCCTGATCGTGCCGATCGGCGTGATCCTGTACCGCACCTTCGAGCACGGATTCGTCGCCTTCTACCACGCGATCAGCACCCCGGCCGCGATCTCGGCGCTCAACCTGTCGCTGCTGATCGTCGCGATCGTGGTGCCGATCAACGTCATCTTCGGCATCGTCACCGCGCTGGCCCTCGTGCGGGGTCGTTTTCCCGGCCGCGGGCTGCTCCAGTCCGTCGTCGACCTTCCGTTCGCGGTGTCGCCGATCGTTGTCGGCGTCTCGCTGATCCTGCTGTGGGGTGCGAACGGGTGGTTCGGCGGCGTCGAGTCGCTCGGCCTCAAGGTGATCTTCGGGTTGCCCGGCATGGTGATCGCCACGATCTTCGTGACCCTGCCGTTCGTGGTGCGCGAGGTGGAACCCGTGCTGCACGAGATCGGGGACGAGCAGGAGCAGGCCGCGGCCACGCTCGGGGCGTCCAAGTGGCAGACGTTCTCCCGGATCACCCTTCCGGCGATCCGCTGGGGCCTGACGTACGGCATCGTCCTCACCGTCGCCCGCGCTCTCGGCGAGTTCGGTGCCGTCATCATGGTCTCGTCGGGCATTCCCGGCCAGTCGCAGACCCTGACCCTGCTCGTGCACTCCCGTTACATCGATGACCACAACACCTTCGGGGCCTACGCCGCGGCGACACTGCTGATGTCGATCGCTGTGGTGACCCTCCTGCTGATGACTCTGCTCGACCGTAAGAGGAGCACGACATGA
- the cysT gene encoding sulfate ABC transporter permease subunit CysT — protein sequence MTTVTTQAPQPTVQAAPPRRPKGRFRRRFAVTGAVGPLGIGIAALWLSIIVLLPLAALTVTSFEDGWSGFWDAVTAPGALAALRVTIVVSVIVALINVVMGTMIAWVLVRDEFPGKRIVGSLIDLPFALPTIVASIVLLSLYGPQSPIDVHLNATQPGLIVALAFVTLPFVVRSVQPVLMEADREVEQAAASLGANNWTIFRRVVLPTLAPAIISGAGLAFARAIGEYGSVVLIGGNIPRETQVASQYIQQQIEIDRPVSAAAVSVTLLAIAFATLFVLRIFAARNQRREEQAQ from the coding sequence ATGACGACAGTGACGACTCAGGCGCCACAGCCGACCGTGCAGGCCGCACCACCACGGAGACCGAAGGGACGCTTCCGGCGCCGGTTCGCCGTCACCGGCGCGGTCGGTCCGTTGGGGATCGGGATCGCGGCGTTGTGGCTCAGCATCATCGTGTTGCTGCCCTTGGCGGCGCTGACAGTGACATCGTTCGAGGACGGGTGGTCCGGGTTCTGGGACGCGGTCACCGCGCCCGGCGCCCTGGCGGCGCTCCGCGTGACGATCGTGGTGTCGGTGATCGTCGCCCTGATCAACGTGGTGATGGGCACGATGATCGCGTGGGTGCTGGTGCGGGACGAGTTCCCGGGCAAGCGGATCGTGGGCTCGCTGATCGATCTTCCGTTCGCGTTGCCGACCATCGTCGCCAGCATCGTGCTGCTGTCGCTGTACGGGCCGCAGAGCCCGATCGACGTGCACCTCAATGCGACTCAGCCCGGCCTGATCGTGGCGCTCGCGTTCGTCACCCTTCCGTTCGTGGTCCGGTCGGTGCAGCCGGTGCTGATGGAGGCCGACCGCGAGGTGGAGCAGGCCGCGGCGTCGCTCGGCGCGAACAACTGGACGATCTTCCGTCGAGTGGTGCTGCCGACGCTCGCACCCGCGATCATCAGTGGCGCCGGGCTCGCCTTCGCCCGCGCGATCGGCGAGTACGGCTCGGTGGTGCTGATCGGCGGCAACATCCCGCGCGAGACCCAGGTTGCCTCGCAGTACATTCAGCAGCAGATCGAGATCGACCGTCCCGTCAGTGCGGCGGCGGTGTCGGTGACCCTGCTGGCAATCGCCTTCGCGACGTTGTTCGTGCTGCGGATCTTCGCCGCGCGCAACCAGCGCCGAGAGGAGCAGGCGCAGTGA
- a CDS encoding sulfate ABC transporter substrate-binding protein — MKHRFRSFLTALVAVGAVALAGCSGGSSDVMGGVDVGADGSGGTINMFAYGVPKPGYDKVTAAFAQTGEGAGVRFNPSYGASGDQSRKVKDGAQADLVSFSVEPEITRLVEEGLVDDSWNKDTYGGVPFGSVVTLVVREGNPKNLRDWDDLLRPGVEVVTPNPFSSGSAKWNLLAPYAAASDGGRNPQAGLDYLGKLIGEHVKVQPKSGREATEMFLQGTGDVLLSYENEALFTERKGDPVEHVTPTATFKVENPVAVVSTGRNASTAVTFRDFLYTPAAQRQWAEAGFRPVDPAVMAEYAADFPEPQQLWTVADLGGWDTVDKDLFEQDSGRIATIYENATK, encoded by the coding sequence ATGAAGCATCGGTTCCGCTCGTTCCTGACTGCGCTCGTCGCGGTCGGAGCAGTCGCTCTCGCCGGGTGTAGCGGCGGCTCGAGCGATGTCATGGGCGGAGTCGACGTCGGTGCGGACGGCAGCGGCGGCACGATCAACATGTTCGCGTACGGAGTCCCGAAGCCCGGCTACGACAAGGTGACCGCCGCGTTCGCCCAGACCGGCGAGGGCGCTGGGGTGCGGTTCAACCCGTCGTACGGGGCGTCCGGCGACCAGTCGCGGAAGGTGAAGGACGGTGCCCAGGCGGACCTCGTCAGCTTCTCCGTCGAGCCGGAGATCACGCGCCTCGTCGAGGAGGGGCTGGTCGACGACAGCTGGAACAAGGACACCTACGGCGGTGTCCCGTTCGGGTCCGTGGTGACGCTCGTCGTCCGCGAGGGCAATCCGAAGAACCTCCGCGACTGGGACGACCTGCTCCGGCCGGGCGTCGAGGTCGTGACCCCGAACCCGTTCAGCTCCGGGTCGGCGAAGTGGAACCTGTTGGCTCCCTATGCGGCCGCGAGCGACGGCGGGCGGAATCCGCAGGCCGGTCTCGACTATCTCGGCAAGCTGATCGGTGAGCACGTGAAGGTGCAGCCGAAGTCCGGCCGCGAGGCGACCGAGATGTTCCTGCAGGGGACCGGTGACGTGCTGCTCAGCTACGAGAACGAGGCGCTGTTCACCGAACGCAAGGGTGATCCGGTGGAGCACGTGACCCCGACGGCGACCTTCAAGGTCGAGAACCCGGTGGCGGTGGTCTCGACCGGTCGGAACGCATCCACCGCGGTCACGTTCCGTGATTTCCTGTATACCCCCGCGGCGCAACGGCAGTGGGCGGAGGCCGGCTTCCGGCCCGTCGACCCGGCCGTCATGGCCGAGTACGCCGCCGACTTCCCGGAACCGCAGCAGCTGTGGACCGTCGCCGACCTCGGTGGCTGGGACACCGTCGACAAGGATCTGTTCGAGCAGGACTCGGGCCGGATCGCCACTATCTACGAGAACGCGACGAAGTGA
- a CDS encoding Ms4533A family Cys-rich leader peptide has translation MPADRAIRTSVPCSAKVCRVSVVVAHQVRHELALIAVGRLAVADIDCC, from the coding sequence GTGCCGGCGGATCGCGCCATTCGGACGTCGGTTCCGTGCTCTGCTAAAGTCTGCCGCGTGTCTGTAGTCGTCGCGCACCAGGTCCGCCATGAACTGGCGTTGATCGCTGTCGGCCGACTCGCAGTCGCCGACATCGACTGTTGTTGA
- a CDS encoding sulfate ABC transporter substrate-binding protein, with amino-acid sequence MRHRSRSFLTALAAIGAVALTACGGGSSDVVGGADTGADGSGGTINLFAYAVPKPGFDKVTAAFAETEEGKGVRFNPSYGASGDQSRKVKDGAQADFVNFSVEPDITRLVDAGLVDEDWNNDAYKGIPFGSVVTIVVREGNPKNIQDWDDLLRPGIEVVTPNPFSSGSAKWNLLAPYAAKSDGGKNPQAGLDYLGKLVGEHVKVQPKSGREATETFLQGTGDVLLSYENEALFTERNGDPVEHVTPPTTFKIENPVAVISNSPNIAQATAFRDYLYTSEAQKLWAEAGFRPVDPAVAKEFAADFPQPQQLWTIADLGGWSAVDAELFKQGTGSIAVIYENATK; translated from the coding sequence ATGAGGCACCGTTCCCGTTCGTTCCTGACCGCACTCGCCGCGATCGGCGCAGTCGCGCTGACCGCGTGCGGCGGCGGCTCGAGTGACGTCGTCGGTGGCGCCGATACCGGCGCCGACGGCAGCGGCGGCACGATCAATTTGTTCGCATACGCGGTTCCCAAGCCGGGATTCGACAAGGTCACCGCCGCATTTGCCGAGACCGAGGAGGGCAAGGGGGTGCGATTCAACCCGTCCTACGGGGCCTCGGGTGACCAGTCGCGGAAGGTCAAGGACGGCGCGCAGGCCGACTTCGTGAACTTCTCGGTCGAACCCGACATCACCCGCCTCGTCGATGCCGGCCTCGTCGACGAGGACTGGAACAACGACGCCTACAAGGGGATTCCGTTCGGGTCGGTCGTGACGATCGTCGTCCGTGAGGGCAACCCGAAGAACATCCAGGACTGGGACGACCTGCTCCGGCCCGGCATCGAGGTCGTGACCCCGAACCCGTTCAGCTCCGGCTCGGCGAAGTGGAATCTGTTGGCCCCCTATGCCGCGAAGAGTGACGGTGGCAAGAACCCGCAGGCCGGTCTCGACTACCTCGGCAAGCTGGTCGGCGAGCACGTCAAGGTGCAGCCGAAGTCGGGGCGCGAGGCCACCGAGACGTTCCTGCAGGGGACCGGTGACGTGCTGCTCAGCTACGAGAACGAGGCGCTCTTCACCGAACGGAACGGTGATCCGGTCGAGCACGTGACCCCGCCGACCACCTTCAAGATCGAGAACCCGGTGGCGGTGATCTCGAACAGTCCGAACATTGCCCAGGCGACCGCCTTCCGTGACTACCTGTACACGTCGGAGGCGCAGAAGCTGTGGGCGGAGGCCGGTTTCCGGCCTGTCGATCCGGCTGTCGCGAAGGAGTTCGCGGCTGACTTCCCGCAGCCGCAGCAGTTGTGGACCATCGCGGACCTGGGCGGCTGGTCCGCCGTCGACGCGGAACTCTTCAAGCAGGGGACGGGCAGTATCGCCGTCATCTACGAGAACGCGACGAAGTAG